CTCAGTTTACCTGCACAGCTATTTTCCTACTTTGGGGTGTGCTGGTGCACTTAGTCCTTCCACCTTTTGTGTTTATGTCCCAAGAGGGTTGGAGTTATATTGAAGGCTTGTACTTCTCGTTTGTTACCTTGACAACCATTGGTTTTGGAGATTTGGTTGCAGGTAAGCTGAGAAATAAAGAGTTAACGGTTATTGTTCAGACAGTTCTGCAAGTTTATTCAAAGTTCTGGTTTAATGAGACATTTTTGGTCTTTACAGGTGTGGAGCCAACTAAAGACTATCCCACTTTGTACCGTTACTTTGTGGAAGTGTGGATTTATCTGGGACTGGCTTGGCTGTCTCTGTTCTTCAACTGGAAAGTGCGGATGGTGATAGAGGCCCACAAGGCTTTGAAGAAACGCCGCAAGCTACGAAAACTATCTCTCGACGAGCTCCGGCACTACAAAGAGTCACACAAAGCTTCTCTCCGTTTGCCACCCACTCCTAATGATGTCAACATCTTCAGTTTCTTGTCCAAAAAACAGGAAGGGTACAATGATTTGATCAAGCAGATCGGCAATAAAAAAGATGGTAGAGCTAGCAGCACCAGCGCCATCACCATCAAAAAACCCAAAGACATGGGTCGCTCCCAGAGTTGTAACGATGCCCCTATGTATAATGGTCACACAATCCTCAGTCTGGATCGGTCGCCGCGACAGAAGAGACGCTACAGTTTTAGTGATCGCGTCACTGTGGCATTTTCAAAGTCAAAGAACTACCTCCTGGGCTCAGACAGTGGGTTGCTTCTAACAGAGGATCAAGTGGAGGCTGAACAAGAGGTTAACCAGGACCAAATGTACGAGAATCAGCTGGACAAAGATGTCGACCTAGAGAATGGAGGAGTGGGAGACGGTGGTCGTAGGACATGGGACTCTAAAGAATACCACCCCCTCACCTTCCAAAATGCCAACATCACGTTTATTGATGAGGAGAACTTTCTCAGTAAtaacctggaggaggaggaggaagaggacaatGATGACGATTCCAAAGCAAAGCTGTCTATTACTACATGTGACGAAAACATTGAAACAAACTCCAAGGACGAGGAGCAGGGATCTGAATCTGAAGAGTCTGTGTTCACTAGTGACTGTTCAGAACACAGCCACTCCTATGAGAAACTGGTAGAGGAATATGCGAAGGAAGACAACACAGACTCTTGAACTAAAGCGAAGAGTTGAGTAAAATTGACACATCTTCTAAACTGCCTTATGTCAGCTGGGTTGGTGTTAAAGTATATGTATTTCAATGTTTAGAAGGATATTAGAAGTTTCATTGCACTTTTGGAGTCTGATAATGAAAGACTGCAAAGCCAAAAATCAAATTTCAAATGAATGTTCGCtgcatattttttgatttttctaGATTTCCTGTGAACTCTTGAACACATAATGTCCATCATTTTGATGAATATGGACTACCAGGCATAACATGCAACCAAATGAGTATTTAAGATCTGCTCTATTTATGTCTTTTTTACAGTTTAAGAAACTCAATGCCACACTTAGTATGCAATATATCTAAACTAAGAACGTTTGTTTTCCTCAAGTGTGTTTTCTACTCATAGGCTAATAAGAACTCTGGCAGTGATTGATTCATCCATAGTTCCTACCTGCATATTCACCATATTGGTGATTTAtatcatatttattaaaatgaaggACGCAGTAGCTTTTATTCAATGCTACATGGGTTTATGTCATTACCATTGCACAATTCCAGTAAGGACAATTTCAAAGTCCATTCTTGTGTCTTTAAAACCTGAGCCAAACCTTTGTCCTTAAAGAAACTGAAGAGCGTCTGTCTTATATTTCATTAGACACGTTTTTGAAGACCTTGATGAATTGTTGTGTCTGAGATTGCTTGCAGGTTGTTTAGACTTTAAGCAATTGAATTGTGACTGCTTTTAAGGTCATCAGTGAAACACAAGCAATATCTGGGAGTCGCCGAACTCATTGGAAAATAAACATAACAAGAAGAATCGTTAATGTTCTGAACAGAGAggcatatatgaaaaaatattaatatcTTATCCCAGAGGCAAATGAGATTTGTATTGTTTTATATGCCTTTGTTTCTGGCTGTTGACTGCTGTAAAATCTGCTTTGCAAATGAGCCTCCCCCGTGC
This portion of the Sphaeramia orbicularis chromosome 22, fSphaOr1.1, whole genome shotgun sequence genome encodes:
- the kcnk5a gene encoding potassium channel subfamily K member 5, with protein sequence MVDKGPLLTSAIIFYLSIGAAIFQVLEEPNWKQAAKQYSAQKDKILEDYPCLTKDDLNRILEAVSDAAGQGVTITGSKTFNNWNWPNAVIFAATVITTIGYGNIAPKTSAGRVFCIFYGLFGVPLCLTWISELGKFFGGRAKHLGQYLTKKGFSLRKAQFTCTAIFLLWGVLVHLVLPPFVFMSQEGWSYIEGLYFSFVTLTTIGFGDLVAGVEPTKDYPTLYRYFVEVWIYLGLAWLSLFFNWKVRMVIEAHKALKKRRKLRKLSLDELRHYKESHKASLRLPPTPNDVNIFSFLSKKQEGYNDLIKQIGNKKDGRASSTSAITIKKPKDMGRSQSCNDAPMYNGHTILSLDRSPRQKRRYSFSDRVTVAFSKSKNYLLGSDSGLLLTEDQVEAEQEVNQDQMYENQLDKDVDLENGGVGDGGRRTWDSKEYHPLTFQNANITFIDEENFLSNNLEEEEEEDNDDDSKAKLSITTCDENIETNSKDEEQGSESEESVFTSDCSEHSHSYEKLVEEYAKEDNTDS